One Hemitrygon akajei chromosome 11, sHemAka1.3, whole genome shotgun sequence DNA segment encodes these proteins:
- the LOC140735826 gene encoding transmembrane protein 60-like translates to MRMSLAQRVLLTWLFSLFFLIILVLKMEETLGWSWFLVFVPLWLFDAALLVLLLVRLAGQCREAQEHGSAAAASRLKRQAWGLLALLLKLAFLLALAARLQRLAELPLCWVLVPLWLLLLGAIGDMAHHTFTARSE, encoded by the coding sequence ATGAGAATGTCGCTGGCGCAGCGGGTGCTGCTAACCTGGCTTTTTAGTCTGTTCTTCCTGATCATACTGGTGCTGAAGATGGAGGAGACGCTGGGGTGGAGCTGGTTCCTGGTCTTCGTGCCGCTCTGGCTGTTCGACGCGGCGTTGCTGGTGCTGCTACTGGTCAGGCTGGCGGGGCAGTGCCGGGAGGCTCAGGAGCACGGTAGCGCAGCGGCAGCGAGTAGACTCAAGCGCCAGGCTTGGGGCCTGTTGGCCCTACTGCTGAAGTTAGCTTTCCTGCTGGCGCTAGCCGCTCGACTGCAGCGCCTGGCTGAGCTGCCTCTCTGTTGGGTGCTGGTCCCGCTCTGGCTACTGCTCCTCGGGGCTATTGGCGACATGGCGCACCACACCTTCACCGCCAGatccgagtga